The following are from one region of the Stanieria sp. NIES-3757 genome:
- a CDS encoding UbiD family decarboxylase, translating into MARDLRGFIKLLEERGQLRRIKALVDPDLEIAEISNRMLQAGGPGLLFENVKGSPFPVAVNLMGTVERICWAMNMQQPEELEDLGRKLAMLQQPKPPKKIAQAVDFGKVLFDVVKAKPGRDWFPPCQQVVIEESNLDLNTIPMIRPYAGDAGKIITLGLVITKDCETGTPNVGVYRLQLQSKNTMTVHWLSVRGGARHLRKAAEAGKKLSIAIALGVDPLIIMAAATPIPVDLSEWLFAGLYGGSGVKLAKCKTVDLEVPADSEFVLEGTITPGEVLPDGPFGDHMGYYGGVEDSPLIRFHCLTHRQNPVYLTTFSGRPPKEEAMMAIALNRIYTPILRQQVSEITDFFLPMEALSYKAAIISIDKAYPGQARRAALAFWSALPQFTYTKFVIVVDKDINIRDPRQVVWAISSKVDPVRDVFILPETPFDTLDFASEKIGLGGRMGIDATTKIPPETNHEWGEPLESDPDVAAMVERRWVEYGLGDICLTEVDANLFGYDMK; encoded by the coding sequence ATGGCTAGGGACTTACGGGGATTTATCAAACTGCTAGAAGAAAGAGGACAATTACGACGAATTAAAGCTTTAGTCGATCCAGATTTAGAAATAGCAGAAATTTCCAATCGGATGTTACAAGCAGGGGGTCCCGGATTACTGTTTGAAAATGTCAAAGGTTCGCCTTTCCCCGTAGCGGTGAACTTGATGGGAACAGTGGAAAGAATTTGTTGGGCGATGAATATGCAGCAACCCGAAGAGTTGGAAGACTTGGGGCGCAAATTAGCCATGTTACAACAACCCAAACCACCAAAGAAAATTGCCCAAGCAGTCGATTTTGGCAAAGTTCTATTTGATGTAGTTAAAGCCAAACCTGGAAGAGATTGGTTTCCCCCTTGTCAGCAGGTAGTCATAGAAGAATCAAATTTAGATTTAAATACTATCCCCATGATTCGTCCTTATGCTGGGGATGCAGGAAAAATTATTACTTTGGGATTAGTAATTACTAAAGATTGTGAAACAGGTACGCCCAACGTGGGGGTTTATCGTCTTCAGTTACAGTCTAAAAATACCATGACTGTCCATTGGTTATCGGTTAGAGGTGGCGCGAGACATCTCAGGAAAGCTGCTGAAGCAGGCAAAAAATTATCAATTGCGATCGCTCTTGGGGTCGATCCTCTGATTATTATGGCAGCAGCTACACCCATCCCCGTTGATTTATCAGAGTGGTTATTTGCAGGTTTGTATGGAGGAAGTGGCGTAAAACTGGCTAAATGCAAAACAGTTGATTTGGAAGTTCCTGCCGATTCAGAATTTGTTTTAGAAGGAACAATTACCCCTGGAGAAGTTTTACCTGATGGCCCTTTTGGCGATCACATGGGATACTACGGTGGTGTTGAAGATTCACCTTTGATCCGTTTCCACTGCTTAACCCATCGTCAAAATCCTGTTTATCTAACTACTTTCAGTGGTCGTCCTCCCAAAGAAGAAGCCATGATGGCGATCGCACTAAATCGGATTTATACCCCAATTCTACGTCAGCAAGTTTCCGAAATTACTGATTTCTTTTTACCAATGGAGGCTTTAAGTTATAAAGCAGCCATTATTTCAATTGATAAAGCCTATCCAGGTCAAGCCAGAAGGGCAGCTTTAGCCTTTTGGAGTGCTTTACCTCAGTTTACTTATACCAAATTTGTGATTGTAGTTGATAAAGATATTAATATCCGCGATCCTCGTCAGGTAGTTTGGGCAATTAGTTCCAAAGTCGATCCTGTCCGTGATGTTTTTATTCTTCCTGAAACTCCATTTGATACGTTAGATTTTGCCAGTGAAAAAATTGGTTTAGGGGGCAGAATGGGCATCGATGCAACCACTAAAATTCCACCTGAAACTAACCACGAATGGGGTGAACCTTTAGAATCAGATCCCGATGTTGCTGCAATGGTAGAAAGACGTTGGGTTGAATATGGTTTAGGAGATATTTGTTTAACGGAAGTAGATGCAAATTTATTTGGTTATGACATGAAATAA
- a CDS encoding hypothetical protein (conserved hypothetical protein): MFKIFFVQLKTLLPTIIKLYLLIIILFLISLLIISQSHLDMEILTRDPAAVAATHPLTGMISNIGILLWCSCAAICLFCFKLLKNKPLNREFSSFFLLSGYLTAILVLDDLFLLHEDIFPKYLNISEKVVLCTYAIVILLYLAKFKKLILKTDFFFLFLSFIFFSLSILSEIMIKKDLIMLEDWLKLFGIVNWLAYFTRVCFQQIEKTFQSQQIERERIRTSI; encoded by the coding sequence ATGTTCAAAATTTTCTTTGTACAATTAAAAACTCTTTTGCCAACTATTATTAAACTATACCTATTAATAATTATTCTTTTTTTGATTTCTCTATTAATTATCTCTCAAAGCCATTTGGATATGGAGATCCTGACAAGAGATCCAGCAGCAGTTGCTGCAACTCATCCCTTAACAGGAATGATTTCTAATATAGGAATTTTATTATGGTGTAGTTGCGCTGCTATTTGCTTGTTTTGTTTTAAATTATTAAAAAATAAGCCATTGAATAGAGAGTTTTCCTCTTTCTTTTTACTAAGCGGTTATCTGACAGCAATTTTGGTGCTAGATGATTTGTTTTTATTGCATGAAGATATTTTTCCGAAGTATTTAAATATTTCGGAAAAAGTAGTTTTATGTACTTACGCAATAGTAATTTTATTGTATCTTGCTAAATTTAAAAAATTAATTTTAAAAACTGATTTTTTCTTCTTATTCTTATCCTTTATATTTTTTAGTCTGTCAATACTGAGTGAGATCATGATTAAAAAGGATCTAATAATGTTAGAAGATTGGCTTAAATTGTTTGGTATTGTCAACTGGCTTGCTTATTTTACTAGAGTTTGTTTCCAGCAAATAGAAAAAACTTTTCAAAGTCAACAAATAGAAAGAGAACGAATTCGTACTTCAATCTAA
- a CDS encoding D-lactate dehydrogenase, whose protein sequence is MQVAVFSTKPYDEIFLNYSNEKYGHDFQFFEFPLSPQSAALASDFPVVCVFVNDLINHETIEILAQGKTRLIALRCAGFNNVNLKAAKEFGISVVRVPAYSPDAVAEHTIALILTLNRQIHRAYNRVREGNFSLNGLLGFNIHGCTVGIIGTGKIGRIVGQILTGFGCKILAYDLYQDEEFAQKYAQYVSLDKLFTQADIISLHCPLTPETYHLINQEAIAKMKSGVMLINTSRGGLIDTEAIIDGLKSKKIAYLALDVYEQEENLFFEDLSNEVIQDDTFQRLLTFPNVIITGHQAFFTKNALKNIADTTLANITDFEQGKSCPNEIKHS, encoded by the coding sequence ATGCAAGTAGCAGTTTTTAGTACTAAACCTTACGATGAAATTTTTTTAAATTATAGTAATGAAAAATATGGACATGATTTTCAATTTTTTGAATTTCCTTTGAGTCCTCAATCTGCTGCTCTAGCTTCAGATTTTCCTGTGGTTTGTGTCTTTGTCAACGATTTAATTAATCATGAAACTATAGAAATTTTAGCCCAAGGCAAAACTCGTTTAATTGCTTTACGCTGTGCTGGTTTTAATAATGTTAATCTTAAGGCAGCAAAAGAGTTTGGAATTAGTGTAGTAAGAGTTCCTGCCTATTCTCCTGATGCAGTTGCCGAACATACTATTGCACTAATTTTAACACTTAATCGTCAGATTCATCGAGCTTACAATCGAGTTAGAGAAGGTAATTTTTCTTTAAATGGATTGTTGGGATTTAATATTCATGGTTGTACTGTAGGAATTATAGGAACAGGAAAAATTGGTAGAATTGTCGGTCAAATTTTAACAGGATTCGGTTGTAAAATTTTGGCTTACGATCTATATCAAGATGAAGAATTTGCTCAAAAATATGCTCAATATGTATCTTTAGACAAATTATTTACTCAAGCTGATATTATTTCTTTGCACTGTCCTCTGACTCCTGAGACTTATCATCTCATTAATCAAGAAGCAATTGCCAAAATGAAATCAGGGGTAATGTTAATTAATACTAGTCGTGGAGGATTGATTGATACTGAAGCAATTATTGATGGTTTAAAATCTAAAAAAATTGCTTACTTAGCTTTGGATGTTTACGAACAAGAAGAAAATCTTTTTTTTGAAGATCTATCTAATGAAGTTATTCAAGATGATACTTTTCAGAGATTACTTACTTTCCCTAATGTAATTATTACTGGGCATCAAGCTTTTTTTACTAAGAATGCGCTCAAAAATATTGCTGATACTACTCTAGCCAATATTACTGATTTTGAGCAGGGTAAATCTTGTCCTAATGAAATTAAACATTCTTAA
- a CDS encoding response regulator: MIRLLVADDQNLIRQALDVYLREEKDLQIIVSVDDGMKAIAAIEKLRPDVALIDLEMPGIDGLTTTEIITQRFPNTKVIVLSSHGNQEYIYKALQVGAKGYVLKTTPAQELANVIRSIYQGYLQLGPGLHEKILPILNRTNTPEKSIQSLEQNLIHHFEQIKQEFKQALDVEYDDIWEKLTYYIDQEAKKLRTDLQLETKVSLNGIKQEVEQGLKIFQQKVIKQMDNEWSNLKKYLENQGLDNNNFQEQKMMRMQLIQLRESHHKFEKKLKNLYKMFLFSGLIIGATLLISGSF, translated from the coding sequence ATGATTCGATTACTGGTGGCAGATGACCAGAATTTAATTAGACAAGCTCTTGACGTATATCTGAGAGAGGAAAAAGATCTTCAAATTATTGTTAGTGTTGATGATGGGATGAAAGCGATCGCAGCAATAGAAAAATTGCGTCCCGATGTTGCACTGATCGATTTAGAAATGCCAGGAATAGATGGACTAACAACTACCGAAATTATTACTCAACGTTTTCCTAATACTAAAGTTATAGTTTTAAGTAGTCACGGTAATCAAGAATATATCTATAAAGCTTTACAAGTAGGTGCTAAAGGATATGTTCTTAAAACTACTCCCGCTCAAGAATTAGCTAATGTTATTCGTTCAATTTATCAAGGTTATTTGCAACTAGGGCCGGGCTTACATGAAAAGATTTTGCCTATTTTAAACCGAACTAATACTCCAGAGAAAAGTATTCAAAGTTTAGAACAAAATTTAATTCATCATTTTGAGCAAATCAAACAAGAATTTAAACAAGCTTTAGATGTAGAGTACGACGATATTTGGGAAAAGCTTACTTATTATATAGATCAAGAAGCCAAAAAGCTAAGAACTGATTTACAGTTAGAAACAAAAGTAAGTTTAAATGGAATTAAGCAAGAAGTAGAACAAGGTTTAAAAATATTTCAACAGAAAGTTATTAAGCAGATGGACAATGAATGGTCTAATCTTAAAAAATATCTTGAAAATCAAGGGTTAGATAATAATAACTTTCAAGAGCAAAAAATGATGAGAATGCAGTTGATCCAATTAAGAGAATCTCATCATAAATTTGAAAAAAAATTAAAAAATTTATATAAAATGTTTTTATTCAGTGGCTTAATTATAGGAGCAACTTTATTAATATCAGGTTCTTTTTAA
- a CDS encoding ribosomal protein L9, whose product MGKRVQVVLNQNISKLGKNGDLVEVAPGYARNYLLPQGLAVVASAGILKQVEQRREKERQQKLAEKQEAESRKTALKTIGRLVIRKQVGEKDAIFGTVTAQEVADVIKEQAGLEVDKRGISVPEIGKIGHYPVEVKLHPEVTATVEIEVASL is encoded by the coding sequence ATGGGCAAGCGCGTACAAGTAGTTTTAAATCAAAATATTAGTAAACTGGGTAAAAACGGAGATTTAGTCGAAGTTGCTCCTGGTTATGCTCGCAATTATCTTCTGCCACAGGGTTTAGCTGTAGTAGCAAGTGCTGGAATTCTCAAGCAAGTAGAACAGAGAAGAGAAAAAGAAAGACAACAAAAGTTAGCCGAAAAACAGGAAGCAGAATCTCGGAAAACTGCCTTAAAAACTATTGGTCGCTTAGTAATTCGTAAGCAAGTTGGGGAAAAAGACGCTATTTTTGGTACTGTTACAGCACAAGAAGTAGCAGATGTAATTAAAGAACAAGCTGGCTTGGAAGTAGATAAAAGAGGTATTAGCGTACCAGAAATTGGCAAGATTGGTCATTATCCAGTTGAGGTTAAACTACACCCAGAAGTTACTGCAACTGTTGAGATCGAAGTTGCTTCTCTTTAA
- a CDS encoding glyoxalase II, whose translation MQIERISALSDNYIFLLYDLDQRIAAVVDPAEAEPVLQSLQRLKVELVAIFNTHHHFDHVGGNRELIKHFPNLCVYGGKEDQGRIPGQQVFLEAGDTIEFAGRLAQIFFVPGHTRAHIAYYFPPVNLEDTGELFCGDTLFAGGCGRLFEGTPEQMVASLNQLRQLPDHTRIWCAHEYTLKNLQFALTVDADNTELQNRFTEVKEARSRQKATVPSLLGIEKLTNPFLRWDYSTLQAATGMKQPARVFGKLRGMKDRF comes from the coding sequence ATGCAAATTGAGAGAATTTCAGCTTTGTCAGATAATTATATTTTTTTGCTTTACGATCTAGACCAAAGAATCGCAGCCGTAGTCGATCCAGCCGAAGCTGAACCTGTTTTACAATCTTTACAAAGGCTGAAGGTTGAATTAGTAGCTATCTTTAATACTCACCATCATTTCGATCATGTGGGCGGAAATCGAGAATTAATCAAACATTTTCCCAATCTCTGCGTTTATGGAGGCAAAGAAGACCAAGGTAGAATTCCTGGACAACAAGTTTTTTTAGAGGCGGGAGATACAATTGAATTTGCTGGTAGATTAGCTCAAATCTTTTTTGTTCCAGGTCATACCCGCGCTCATATTGCTTATTATTTTCCTCCTGTAAATCTGGAAGATACGGGAGAGTTATTTTGTGGTGATACTTTATTTGCTGGTGGTTGTGGTCGTTTGTTTGAAGGAACTCCTGAACAAATGGTTGCTTCTCTTAATCAGTTGAGACAATTACCAGATCATACTCGCATCTGGTGCGCTCATGAATATACACTCAAAAATCTTCAATTTGCTTTAACTGTCGATGCTGATAATACTGAGTTACAAAACCGATTTACAGAAGTAAAAGAAGCTCGCAGTCGTCAAAAAGCTACAGTTCCTTCTTTGCTAGGGATAGAAAAGTTGACTAATCCTTTTTTACGGTGGGATTATTCTACTCTACAAGCAGCTACAGGCATGAAACAACCAGCTAGAGTCTTTGGCAAGTTGAGAGGAATGAAGGATAGATTTTAA
- a CDS encoding glycosyl transferase, group 1, with translation MTFPAQDRKLKISLVVSDLSSSGAGRWGGAIRPFLIAQALRQLDYEVEMLGIAFGEESPAIANSGFPVISFPCQYHSGFFQAASKLINQINGNIIYAVKLKPSSFGLALIKKFFTGRPLILDIDDWELSWHGGDKLKYDFNPKQIARDFLQPKGQLKHPDHPLYLKWVEKLANRADVITIHNRFLQKRFGGIYLPNGKDTSLFNPDHYEPEVSRVKYGLSNYTILMFPGAPRPYKGVEDVLIALDKLNRSDLRLVIVGGSPYDDYDLQLQKKWGKWIIQLPKSPVASMPEIIAAAHIIVVPQRDSPATQAQFPLKLTDGMAMAKPILASCVGDIPQILGETGYLVEPNSPEQIATTLELILDDFSTANTKGIAARKRCIKHYSISAMAEILKPILAKFSII, from the coding sequence TTGACTTTCCCTGCACAAGACCGAAAACTTAAAATTTCCCTAGTTGTCAGCGATCTATCTAGTAGTGGGGCTGGTAGATGGGGTGGTGCAATACGTCCTTTTCTTATAGCACAAGCTCTTCGTCAACTTGACTATGAGGTAGAAATGTTGGGCATAGCTTTTGGTGAAGAATCTCCTGCGATCGCAAATTCAGGATTTCCCGTTATTTCTTTTCCTTGTCAGTATCATTCAGGATTTTTTCAAGCAGCATCAAAATTAATTAATCAAATCAATGGGAATATCATTTATGCGGTCAAATTAAAACCTAGTAGTTTTGGTCTTGCACTGATTAAAAAATTTTTTACTGGTCGTCCTTTAATTTTAGATATTGATGATTGGGAATTAAGTTGGCATGGTGGAGACAAATTGAAATATGACTTTAATCCCAAACAAATTGCTCGCGATTTTTTACAACCAAAAGGTCAATTAAAACATCCCGATCATCCTTTATACCTAAAATGGGTAGAAAAATTAGCCAATCGAGCGGATGTTATTACGATTCATAATCGATTTTTACAAAAACGTTTTGGTGGAATTTATCTTCCTAATGGCAAAGATACCTCGTTATTTAATCCCGATCACTATGAACCAGAAGTTAGTCGTGTTAAGTATGGTTTAAGCAATTATACAATTCTAATGTTTCCAGGCGCACCAAGACCTTATAAAGGAGTAGAAGATGTTCTCATTGCTCTAGACAAATTAAACCGTTCGGATCTGAGATTGGTAATTGTTGGCGGTAGTCCTTACGACGATTATGACCTTCAACTACAGAAAAAATGGGGAAAATGGATTATTCAACTGCCTAAATCTCCTGTAGCAAGTATGCCAGAAATTATTGCTGCTGCTCATATAATTGTAGTTCCTCAAAGAGATTCTCCTGCGACCCAAGCTCAATTTCCATTAAAGTTAACTGATGGCATGGCAATGGCTAAACCAATTTTAGCTAGTTGTGTTGGCGATATTCCGCAAATTTTGGGAGAAACAGGTTATTTAGTAGAACCTAATTCGCCTGAGCAAATCGCTACTACACTTGAGTTAATTTTAGATGATTTTTCTACCGCTAATACTAAAGGAATTGCAGCCAGAAAAAGATGTATTAAGCACTATAGCATTTCCGCTATGGCAGAAATATTGAAACCAATACTGGCTAAGTTTTCGATAATTTAA